Within Labrus bergylta chromosome 18, fLabBer1.1, whole genome shotgun sequence, the genomic segment GCTCCAGCCTTCACAGGTGACAACATTTATTGGCATGGTTCATTTAGCACATTAGGGTGGGACATGCTCTGGGGCCAGTGGTCTATTGCCAGCTGGTCTTCACAGATGCCTCCCCAACAGGTTTGGGAAATCTCCCTCAGTGGATTTCTACCGAGACTGAGAGGCCATCATGTCATCGTCAGGATGGAAAGCACAGTGACAGCTGCTTACATAAACAGGCAGGGGTTTCCTGTGCTCTCCCCTCCTATGCAAACAGGCGACCATTCTGTGGCAATGGGCTTACCCCCTCTTCTGCTCTCTGAGAGCCGTACATGTTCTGGGTCTGTTAAACTCAGCTGGGACATAATGCCAAGAGGGGGCCCACAACCTGGGGAGTGGAGACTTCATCCACAGGTGGTCAAGGAAATCTGGTGTCACCTGGGCAAAGCAGAAGTCGACCAGTTTGCTTCAAGAAAGTCGGCCCAttgtcctctcttcttctccttgaGAAACGACCATCCTCCCATGGGGTGCGATGCCTTGGCACATCCCACCCCATCTCCTTCGGCCCCTTCTCCGAAAGGTGCAGTTGGATTGCACACCAGCACAGGGGCTTAATAGATGAGCTGTGGGGTGTTAAGCTGGTGTGTATTAAAGAAATATCCACGGACTCTGACGAGCAAGGGATCATATCACGTACATGTAATGTAACGGGGTAGAGAGATAGtctcttcactcagagaacCAAGGTAACGAAGTAACCCTACGTTTAGACACTAtctgaaaactttcatctgtctttattattttcaacacAGGTTaaatttttttcactttttttgcatCCTTCCAATTCATGTTTCTCTTGTTGCAGGGATCAATATTGGCAAAGTCTGCAGGAACTGAGGAAATTTATTCAAATCCGAGAAGCAAGTGCTTTGGCCCGCATCTCTACTGATTTGTGAGtcaaatttatttaaacatacaTTCTTTCAGATGAAGGTAtgaacatcatttaaatgtttttttctcaagcAAAGGtaaatagatttttgttttcacatatatttaaaattattgttcctgctggttcagaaatATCCCATTTAAAAAACTCAGGTTTGATTTCCATATGAGAAGCTGGGTTAATCATTCAGAGTGAACCAGATCAAGTCTGACTGGACTAATCTTGaagtttttcatctgttgttgtggtttgatatctaactatctaatctttctctctttttcagctttCTCAGAGATGATGACCAATCGTCATGTCTGTCTGATCTATCCCTCCACAGTGATTGGTCAAAAGGAAAAATTATCAATTTTAAAAGATTAGAAAAAAGCAACGCAGTCCTGTAAGTGTTTTCAACATTGAATCCTGACAgtcatgtttgtacacacacacactgagtctgttttgctggatgttgaaaaaacaaatacaatctcatGTTGAGTCGATCATGTTTGCACtctgaaaactttcatctgtctttattattttcacaacaggtttgtttttctaacttttttttgcatccttcCAATCCGTGTTCAGGatcagtttctgtgtgtaaattgGTGGTGTTCCTTTAATGTGTAGTTTCAGTATAGCTAGCAGTGTATCAAActctgacatcctgaaatacacctgaaGTGATGCTGATCATTCTGCagctcttttatcaacaggggaaactctcctggctcttgtcttgttttcaggaGTGGGTGGACccagaggtttttatttatttattttttaaggactGAAAGAATCACAAAGTCATCCTCACGGCTCGATGACTCCATTctgtctcacactgacaattttcagaatgaagagaagaatgaacaCATCTGACTCAGAGTGTGAGGTTCCTGTGTAACGTTTTGATCGGATTACagatctgaaaaacacattttaaaaaaacagactcagtgtgcaaagacctTAAAGATGAAACAACCCCCATGGTTGATGTAAAGCAAACGCCATGCTCCTGTTTAAAAGATGTTGAAGTGATGTTGAGTTTtcaagtcaaatgtttgactgaaacatcaacacctcctctctactttgatcctttgtgtcattcatggaattaagaaacaacacagtgtttaatgtgttgctcagtgtctgctttgctcttcatatttcatttgtaataaagaaacatcatcagtgtgtctcttgtTGCAGGTATCAAGCATGGCAACGTCTGCAGGAACTGAGGGAACTGTTTCAAATCGAAGAAGAAAGTGTTTTTGACGACCTCCCACCTGATTGgtgagtaaaatgtatttacaacatatacagtatgtattctttcagatgaagctatgatcatcatttaaatgtttttttcttaaggtAAGGATCTTTGTTGTCATGTCTCTATTGTTCATGAATGAATGTCTATTTCATATCTTAATTATGAAATTTTGTAAATAGACATTTTAAACCGTTTAGACCGTCTTCTCCTTCAGAGAAAATGACATGATGACACAAAGTAAAAATaacgtgtttcttttttttacacttcaatcatattaaaaaaaatagctgcttttgattttaatgtttattttgatgaaGAATAATCACACAATGCTTGTTACTCCAtgcaggatggaggaggaagaggaggaggtggtggaggcggaagaggaggaagaggaagaggaggagggggtggaggcggaaggggaggaagaggaggaggtggtggaggcggaaggggaggaagaggaagagaccAAATCCGTGATCTAAAAGTCTGAACTTTGCGTCCAGACTTTGGGCTGACTGGTTGTTTGAAATCCATGTTGAGTATAATGATCTGTAGCTCTTTTTGTGACAGCTTGATTTGGATACAAATTAATGTAAATGATAAGATTCGTTGCTCACATAAgactgttattttttattatcctACTGTCATCATCTTTGTAATCATTCTTTAATTCTCTCTCTTGGATTATTTTCTCTTCGACTGATTTTGAGGTCCTCGAAGTTATTATGCACCTTCCTGTATTTTAGTCACTTTCAAACTCTATAATTAATAATACTTCTGtgttaaagtgttttctttgtcaAGGTTCATACAGTAAATACAGGAGTTGTATTACTGAGTTCTAATCATTGTGCCAATTAAAAAATGTGGAAATACTTTAAGACAAAATCTGAGAAGAAGCACTAAAGTCTGAGTAACATCTTTTTAACAGTATTTCATTACGCTGgaagtacggtggctgggaagtgcaaaccaaaaatacaaagtgtgaaatacttttgcaaagcttgagaaaaatgtaaacaaaattacaaaagcaaCACACTTGAATCAAAGACCAaacttatttacattttaaacacatttaaaaggtttCAAACACTTTAAGAGCgatgagacaaatttacaaacgtCAGAAaggggaatgtaccaaatgcaggAAGCAGTCAATGaatctgttttcacatatacactgtttaaaatgatttcacgaggactgctccagatattctcctgacctgactgttcacatatgctcctcacagcaggagactatcaaTGTCATGgatttgtctatttttcaagacatgtataataaaaaatgaactgAGGCAAGCTCTGAGCTCCGTTACCATGACAATTACAAATGTTTGTCTATGTATAATCTCATAATATACAAAGTATACATTATAAAAAGAAGTGTACAATTATTTCAGATTAAGTTTTTTCCATATCAATAATCaattttatattgttttattcgttttgtgtatttgttgttgggGAGGGGGTCAGGATGTTTTTTATCTAAAACTGTGACCACTTGATTATCACCTTCTGCTGGCAATACTGCTGTACTGTCATAAAGAAAAATCTATgaatacagttaaaaaaataaaagtaatttttgttttctaatacaataaaataaaatctgttcgAACATCATGCATATGGACAATgaggtattttattttgaaaagagaaaGCCGGAAGTGGTTTTATTTTGCAGCAGTTGTTATGACAGTAAGAAGAGACATTTTTGGCCGCCGTTGTTTTGAGATTCACATCATGAGAAAATAACTCTTAGGCATTTTAAGGTGCGCAGTGTCACGTGAGTATAACGATATGTGATTTTAAAAGCACGTGTGTAAATCTTGACTGTGACGTAATGACGTTTGTTGATTGTTTTACCGACTACCGTGTGACGTCAGCCCTCCCAGCTGTCTGTAACGTTGCGTAAACTCAGTTTCTGTAGAGAAAACAGgagatttaaatcattttatttgttaagctcacagcaacaacatgtaGAAACGAATGACGCTTTCGATTTGATATTTTTAGAcagatttgtttaattttagGCTCAAAGACTCGTCTTCGTTGTCTGTTTTGAAGCAGCCAGTCATGGATTCCGCTTTTGAGAGGCACTGCTCGGAGCTGGTGGCCCGGGAGAGGAGCGGACACACGGCCGTGGTGGAGGACAGCCTGCTGTATGTGTGGGGGGGATACATGGTGAGAAACAACCAACAAACGACTTTCTCAAGATTCTCATGTGTCTGCAGCCGCAAGCAGTGTGACACTTAGAGATAACTTAAAGTCTGCAAAGGGATACAATCATTTATAAAAGTGAAGTAAgcaattcaaataaaacaaaatacaaacagttATAAAACAGGCAGCAtactatggaagcccatttcagccagttaaaaaaataaaaatgaaaataataaagtcataataatgagataaaaagttgaaattatgagatataaagtcataataatgagataaaatgtcaaaattatgagatataaagtcgaaattatgagatattaagtcataataatgagataaaatgtcaaaattatgagatataaagtcataataatgagataaaatgtcaaaattatgagatataaagtcgaaatCATGAGATAttaagtcataataatgagataaaaagtcaaaataatgagataataGGACAG encodes:
- the LOC109994575 gene encoding uncharacterized protein is translated as MSDLMRNRWLKHWLMEDDSQLKIDGAEAADDDIESGYLSVSHDHDQSSHLSFQSLRSDRSKKKKINFQRFEKYDPGRYYYWQCLQEEKKHIQIREERFLADLPPDCFLSDDDQWPRPFDPFLRSDRSKEKIINFQKLKQCDPLMDQYWQSLQELRKFIQIREASALARISTDFFLRDDDQSSCLSDLSLHSDWSKGKIINFKRLEKSNAVLYQAWQRLQELRELFQIEEESVFDDLPPDWMEEEEEEVVEAEEEEEEEEEGVEAEGEEEEEVVEAEGEEEEETKSVI